A segment of the Halovivax limisalsi genome:
AGGCGGCGATCGACGTCCTGATCGAAGGCGCCGACGACGCCGTCGAAGACGTCCTCGTCGAGACGCTCGGGATCGAATTCGATCGGGTGGATACCGACGTCGACGATTCGGATTCGGACGACGATTCGGATTCGGAATACGACTACGCGCGCGAGGCGGCCCACTCGGCCGATCGCATCCTCCACGTCGACGCCTCGACGGGGACGCACATCCTCAGGCCGTTCCTCCGGTACCTCGACGACCACGATCGGATCACCATCCGCGACGACACGGCGGCACTCGAACTTCTCACCCACGAGGGGAGCGTCCACGGCGCCATCACCGACGAATCGCCGGCCGGCCACCCGATCTACGCGACGCGGACGATCCTGGCGACCGGCGGGATCGGCTCGCTCTACGGCCGGTCGACGAACCCTCCCGGCGCGACGGGCGACGGCATCGCGATGGCCGCCCTCGCCGGCGCCGGCGTGGCCGACATGGAGTACGTCCAGTTCCACCCGACCGCCTACGCCGGCGGTGAGGCGTCCGACGCCGCGGAGCGAGGGGAGCCGACCGCGACACGCGAGGAGACGTTCCTCCTTTCCGAAGCGCTGCGCGGCGAGGGCGCCGTCCTGGTCAACGGCGACGGCGAGCGCTTCATGCCCGAGGTCCATCCGGACGCCGAACTCGCGCCGCGGGACGTCGTCGCCCGCGCGGTCGCGGCCGAGCGCGAGCGCACCGGCGACGTCGTCCTCGACGTCGGCACGCTCGCAGCGCCGTTCGACGAGGCGTTCCCCGATCTCGCGGCGAAGTGCGCCGATCGCGGAATCACGAGTGAGCGGATTCCGGTCGCCCCGTGCGAACACTTCCTCTGCGGCGGGATCGATGTCGACGACCGCGGTCGGACCGGTCTCGACGGGCTGTACGCGGTCGGGGAGTGCGCCCGCACCGGCGTCCACGGGGCGAACCGCCTCGCGAGCACCAGCCTCCTCGAAGGACTCGTCTGGGGGCTACGCGCGGGTGAGGACGCCGCGCGGGCGGACGAACTGGCCGGCGCCGACGCGGTCGAACCGCCGGAACTCCGGGACAGCGATCCGGCGCTGCCGCCGCGTTTCGCCGCCGAGAAGTTCACCCGCCTGCGTCGGACGATGGACGAGGCGCTCGGGCTCGAACGAGATCCCGACGAGATCGCCCGGGCCGCGGCGGTCCTCCGCCGACTCAAAGGCGAGGTCGACGCGTACGTTCGCACGCGAACCGCCCGCGACCTCTACGAACTTCGCAACGCCTGCGTGACGGCGCTCCTGATCGCGCGGGCCGCCCGTGAGAACACCGAGTCCGTCGGCTGTCACTTTCTGGTCGACGACGCGGAGGCGGTCCCGACGGCCGACCGGTAAGCGCCGGTTCGCCCCATCGTTCA
Coding sequences within it:
- a CDS encoding L-aspartate oxidase, which gives rise to MTGDSPSTTNATADADGSAESTDADRPVESTDVLVVGSGIAGCAAALGAAREGGDVLLVTKATRPDDASTDWAQGGIATTGGDPAAFKRDILEASANTADEAAIDVLIEGADDAVEDVLVETLGIEFDRVDTDVDDSDSDDDSDSEYDYAREAAHSADRILHVDASTGTHILRPFLRYLDDHDRITIRDDTAALELLTHEGSVHGAITDESPAGHPIYATRTILATGGIGSLYGRSTNPPGATGDGIAMAALAGAGVADMEYVQFHPTAYAGGEASDAAERGEPTATREETFLLSEALRGEGAVLVNGDGERFMPEVHPDAELAPRDVVARAVAAERERTGDVVLDVGTLAAPFDEAFPDLAAKCADRGITSERIPVAPCEHFLCGGIDVDDRGRTGLDGLYAVGECARTGVHGANRLASTSLLEGLVWGLRAGEDAARADELAGADAVEPPELRDSDPALPPRFAAEKFTRLRRTMDEALGLERDPDEIARAAAVLRRLKGEVDAYVRTRTARDLYELRNACVTALLIARAARENTESVGCHFLVDDAEAVPTADR